accgcacttggagtactgtgtccagttccggtcgccgcatctcaaaaaggatgttgaagagatagaaaaagtgcagagaagggcaacgaggatgattgagggactggagcaccttccttatgaggagaggctgcagcgtttgggactctttagtttggagaggagacgtctgaggggggatatgattgaagtctataaaattatgcatgaagtagaaaatgttgacagagagaaatgtttctctctttctcacaatactagaaccagggggcatacattgaaaatgctggggggaagaattaggactaataaaaggaaacacttcttcacgcaacgtgtgattggtgtttggaatatgctgccacaggaggtggtgatggccactaacctggatagctttaaaaggggcttggacagatttatggaggagaagttgatctctggctaccaatcttgatccttcttgatctaaggttgcaaatgccttaacagaccaggtgctcgggaacagcagcagcagcagcaggccattgctttcacctcctgcatatgagctcccaaaggcacctggtgggccactgcgagtagcagagtgctggactagatggactctggtctgatccagcaggctctttcttatgttcttatcctcacTTGCCAAATACATGCACTTGGACACTGGGGTTAGGATTGTAAACAATAAGTCCAAAGGCAAATAGTACAACCTCACACCTACCATCCATTATTAGGGAAATATCTCACAAATGACAGCCATCCATGTATTATGTTACTATAAATGGGGACCCATGAGAACTCAGAGTAAGTGAACTctgactcccccctcctcctaatCTCCATTACCGTCTTCCCTGAttgcttctcctttctctctcctcagtACCAGCTTCCTTCTGTTTCATATCCTGTGTCCTTCCCATTGCTGTTGGTTTCCCCACCCTACTTATTACCACTGTGCCTTCCTTAGCCTGTTGGGCCACATGTTGGATCTCCAGCATGCATTTGTAGTTGCTATAGCAACTCACAATGCCAACTGAAGTCCAGCTGGCTATTTTTGTAACATATCCACAGGCACAAACACTGCAACTAAGTGTGGGTGATTAAACTAGGTAGCTCGCTTATTTTAGAAAACATTGGGGTTTTGTCATGACTGCAGAGAACTATGTGGTTACCATGGCTGACTACTCTGTGGACtgtaaaatatatacaaagagGTCAGCCTTTAGCTGTTAGGGACTGGGCTTTGATAGCCATCTAAAACATAAACACTTTCATGGACATTACCTTGAATTACCACCAAAGGTCAAGATGTCACTTTTTTATGGGCATACATTCTGTTTCTGTAACGGTTGCATAACAGGCAGAAAATCATCAACAGGTGATGTTTTCCCCAGACTGGGGATGAAATGATGGGGAAAGCTACATCTGTTAATTCCCAGTCTCTCTGCTGTGTTCAGAGACACAAAACTGTGTGTTGTGTATAAAGTTGACAACCTTACTGTGTTAGTTCTACTACTCCAGATATATAGAATGCCATTTATGTAGTCAGAAAATAGAGAAAGGATCAGATGAGGATCAGTTCTGACTGAACCTGACTGAATTATGCAAGCAGAATGCAAGGAAAAATGCAGGAGGttttcttggggaggggaggagggttaGTTCTTTTGCATCAAGAACTACCAAAAATTTCTTCTTTCTCCCGTTTCTGCCAGGTGCAGCTACTGATCAAGCCCATAATTAAGATCATGATAAGATGTTCCCGCACACTGCTTGCTAAATACTCCCTGTCAGGCAAGCTGGGACTAATTATCTTGAAGGTGACAGCTTTAAATCACCTGGCAACACTTAAAGCAGCAGGTAAAAAAGTGCTCGCTTAGCTTCTGTCACAGCATGAAAATTACTATTTTAGAATGGTCAGCTTTTGAGGGAAGTAGATTTTTGTGGAAGGTTTTTTTCATAGATGTGcagataaaaatacaaaaccacaTAGAATTACATTTCAGTAGTAAAACAGACCAAATGGAGAAGGGACCAAAGATCCTGAGGGAAGAAAAAGGCAACTATGCTATGCAGAATGAGAACAAACATCCTATAACAGACAAGTAGTGCTTATGCTCAGGGTCTGGAAGAGGTGAAGGGTCCTTTGGCCTGGGCCTCAAGCTCAAGGGCAGGCTCAGATTCAGACATGCATTACATTCGTAGTATTGGATAAGTTTTGCTATTTGTTTTTATGCACATCATGtgttgtcattttaaaatgtttattacatTCAGCAAGCCTCAAAAGACACAAGAAGCCTGGGCCGTTCTTGAACCCCCGGGAAACTTCATTTGTATTAACTGGAATGAAACTTCTTCCTTTGGCGGTAGTCAGATTCTAGATCCATGGCCAATATACTTAAGATGTGCCATTTGTCTCCTATTAGTATGTGCAGGAGATGTGCTGTGATCTAATTTTGGCTTGTATTAACTCATTTTTAAAGACTTTACCCTGGTAAATGAGTATCATTACTGTCCATGGGCAAAATTCACCCAACATCAGTTTCCTATTAAAGCCACAGTGCTTAGGTGCCTAGCTGAATTCCTTTCAGTCTGTGCACACTTACCTGGGGATGTTTTCCATCAAACTGAATGAGACATACTACTGATTAAATAAGGCCAAGCTGTCAATGCTATAGAGCTCAATTTTATTCATTCACAGCAAACTTTCTCTGAATTGTGCCATTGAATATTTGACATTCATTCCAGTCCACAAGTCTTACACTGCTGGGCGCTGTAAAACTTACAaaacagctgactcatggcatgGGCATGGAGGGGGATAGATGCTTTCATGAGCATGCATACAAGGTGACTTACAATTCTATTCAAATGATGGGGGATGAAGGAAACTTCCTCATAGCTCATTCCTACAAGCCACAGTACTAACACAGCATATTTGtaggtgagtttttaaaaagcagttccaCTGAACTGaatcctcccccaaaccccaagaGAAGTATTGTGTTGCTGATATCTCCAGATAAAGGAATAAGCTTTTACATAGCAGACCTAACCATCATAAAATGATCGCCATCAAAGTAGACAGTACTGGACTAAAATGACAGCTATAgtagtggttggagtgttggactgggatttgagagatccaggtttgaattcccactctgctatggaagctttctggattggatgatcttgggccagtcacacgctctccatctccatctaacctacctcacaggataagaacataagaacataagaacaagccagctggatcagaccagagtccatctagttcagctctatgctagtcgcagtggcccaccaggtgcctttgggatctcacatgcaggatgtgaaagcaatggccttctgcttgcagtggcccaccaagtgcctttgggatctcacatgcagaatgtgaaagcaatgacctttggtggctgctgctcctgtgcacctggtctgttaaggcatttgcaatctcagatcaaggaggatcaagattggtagccatagagcgacttctcctccataaatctgtccaagcccttttaaaagctatccaggttagtggccatcaccacctcctgtggcagcatattccaaacaccaatcacaggatgattgtaagaataaaatagaggagaggagaatgatgtaagctgcttcaggtccccatggtgggaaaggtgggagggtataaatgcaggaaataaatggaATGAATTAATGAAATGGTTTTAATATACACAGAGACTATGCTTTGTAACATAAAATACTGGTGAAGGCACACATGCATTTTCTGCAAGACCTATTCTATTACAGACAACAAAGTAGAGGACCTGCCCAGTGTTCCAATAATGGAGGAAAAGGTGAGGGTCTTTAATGAAATCTACAGTCCTTGCTTCCAGACTCCAGTCAATTTAAGGCCCTTCTACTAGTCCCTCCTGCCACACACCCAACTCTGTTCCTACAGGATGCTGCACTATCCATAAGGACTAGTTCCATTAAGGAGAGGGTGGTGTATAAATCTAAATGAAAAAGTAAATAAGCATCGTCATATATCTGATAGTCAACTGTTCCCCAGTCTGATAATACTTAAGTGTGCAGATTTGTGCAAGATGGTAAGGAgtttttttctacaaacctggaaaaaactccaagtttgcagaatgtgtttgggtttttttaattactgaaaATGGATTGGGGAGTGGGTTAATTACCCTGCAAACAAACCTCTCAGTACCTATGCAGAACTGGCATTGCCCCCAGCTCTGCCTATCCTCAGCACTTGGTCTTTGAGGTGGTGAGGCAACGATACTGAAGGTGAAGAAACTTGGGGGAGAACTGCCTCCATCCTGAGCCCCACCTGACTCTGAGACACAAGGGTAGGAAGCACTATGGGCTGCCAGATAGCAAGAAGTGATGTACTGCCAAAGCCAGGTTGTCCACAACAGTTACCACCAACACctggtggctttctcttactgtTGAGTTTTAACAGGTGTGTAGGGAATGATTttccaggctccccccccccccatgatcccAATGACACACACCCAGGGTATGgtgtccctcccccacacccgccccatggcagctacaccactgggttGGTGTGGGTTCTGGTAAGGACAAGGCTGCAATAGGACTGTTTGGATGGTTTGGAGGCGCCCTGAAAGCTAGGATGGAACTGGTGGGACAGTCAGCTGGGAAAAGTTGGCCTTGAGGGATTCCCTCTTCCAACAGCTGCAGATAGACTCTATAAGCAGGGGCTGTGATCTAGCAGCGGGCAGGATCCAAGTAACagatgggggtgggagagaaagagaaagagagagtaacagggtgggggtggagaaagagaAAACTGGTTTGCTTATTTAGAAGTTGTCCTCATGAACGGTAAACACTGTTTGAATTTTTAGTTTTGGTGGTAGAGAATCACTCTCTCAGTGtacaaaatatgcaaatatacaGGAAGCTTCTTAGAAATGCATAGAGGTTTTTGTGAGGCAGGTGCTCTAGAATCAGGAAAAGGTCTAAGCATCTCCTTATGCCTTATCCATTTCAAACTACAGCCTAAACTACAACCAACATCTTGGTATTCCTGTCTAGCTGCATTTTTTCTCCCTGATACCAATCAAATCCCCCCAAACCTGGACCACTAACCTTCTTTCCTTTTGCTTTCACTACAtgttctggggggaggggagttttctGAACAGGAAATGTTCAATATTGTGGTCACCTGATAGTGACTCCTCCTAGCAAAGAGAGACATAAGCTGAAAGCAGTTATTTTcagaggatttttttcttttccctaatCACGTGTACTTTGGCCACACAAGGCTTCCTCTGCCTTACAAGTTACATTCATAGAGGCCTCATCCTGGTCTGGGCTGAAACCTATCCCCCTTGATTCCCACTTTCATTGCTGAAGAGAATTTTCAGGAATTTATTCAGTGATTTCATTTTTCCCATTCTGAATTGtcacaaaacaaaagaaatgtgCATATTTCTTCTGGGGCAGAATTTCTGCCTCCgtagggttgctaaccttcaGGTGGGCAAAGAGATTTCCCAGAAGTACAGCAGTTATCCAGACTACAGAtgccagttcccctggagacactggcttctttggaggggggATGCTACGACATTATATcccgctgaggtccctcttcAACCCTCActatctccaggctccaccccccatccccaggcTCCCGGAATTTTTCTGACCTGTACTTGGTGATCCTACCTTCGCTCAGGTAGGGTTTCCATTTCAATTAGACTGAATTCAGTGTGTGGTTCTTGATGGCCATTTGAattgagcactctcttctcttctgttcAGTTCAAGAATATACACTATTCCCCTGGGGTTCCAGTTTCTTTAGAAGCTGCTATTGCCCCAGATACAATAGAAACTTTAAAGCCATTAGTGAAACATTTTCTGTTTGCCTGAAAAAATTGCCAGTCTATGTAGACTCTGAAGCAATTCTTAGGGTCTGTCGAGAGATTATGATTGACAGGACAGGCAGCCAGCCAGGTGGCCAAGGAGAAAGCCTGACTGGGATGATAACATGAGCAGATCAGGGAAAAGTAAACAAATCAACGcaatgaaaaaaatcaaactgtcttcttcagccacagaGAGACATGGTGAAGagattttatttacagaatgtatttttatcctgcccttcatcCAAGAAGCTCAAGGCAGCACACGTGTTTCATCTTCATTTTGCCATCATAATAACTCCACATTAttaggctggcccaaggtcattcataACTTTCACAGTAAGCAGGGATTTGATTTGTGTTTTCTTGTTTCTAGTGCATCACTCATAACACTATACAGATTCAGGCTGGTGGGCTAAGGCCCTTGAATATACCCCAAAGCCTTGTAAAACACAGAAGACCCCAGAAAAACTCCTGTATTTAGAGTACTAGGCTTCAGCATCCTGGATATTTTTTCTCCCATAGCAACACCTCTGGTTAAAAACAGTAGGAAAGCTAGAAACCGGATTTTCCTGGCAACTAAAAAAGAATCAGTTTCTTTGTAGTTTTTCATATATCCCTGAAGAGTGCTAATGCTGAGTTCCCAAAACCCAATTCCGATTACCCAGGTATACCCTGCCTTCATCCTGTAACTGCTTTGTTCGACTGATCTGATCCTCCATTCTTAtactgtttcaacagaaggagcAGAATttacatacttttttaaaaaaaacatatgagGCTGCTTATTATCAGGGTTGTCTATACTTAGCATTAACTCAGCCCCCAATAGACACATTCACAACTCTATACATTAAGCAAATGTGTATAGGTGCTTAGAGATGGGATGATGTCAGAGCACcacttttactaggcagacttagTTACAGAATGGTTTGACGTTGCCTTCCCCCAGTGCATAGTGGCTTACTCTGTTTACAACTGAAGGGCAGTGGGCAAATTTTTTTGCAATGCTCAGTACATTTTGTCCACTGTAATTTCTGATCAGTTGCCCTCTGGCTTCTGAAATGTGACCCGTTATCACTCATGATTGCAGcatactttttttcccctttaaaaaagaaaatagggaTTTGCAGGATACTGGATTTCCAGTGTAATGCCACGGTGGAGGAATATACACAGAATTGCTTAGTCCTATTTTACGATGGCAAAAAATAAGTGTGCACACTCAAGATCTAGTCAGATGTCACAGTTCCCATATGAAGGCTGCCAAATTTCACCTCATTGAGGATACATCCAACATGATAGCATTGGTAGACAAATAAGTTTACGGAACATGGTGGTTGCCACAGGTAACTTCTAATGTTTATGATATATAGCACAGGGAAACCAGGACAAGAAAAAAGCTTTCAGATAAATTCAAAAGAGGCAATACTGTTCTTTCACTGGTGGCCTTCCCCACACCTATTGTGGATATGTACTAACCCCCAACCCCCGCCCATTTAGTTTAGGAAAATGTTTGAATTTTCTTCTTATTAGTGGCAATGACACTCCTTTTTTAACTGATTATCCACAGATTTCTGGATCCATAATCATCCACGTCACAAAGAGAGGGAGCCGAGGCTGAAACAGGATAATAGCCTTTAAATCCCCTTCTCTAAGCACTCAGATCTTCCCTGTCAGCAAGATTAAAGCGGTCAACAGCAGCCCCCATGTATCTGTATCCCACACTGAGTTTTAACAACAACTGGAGCTGGTGgctggaagagaaagaaatgtgAAGCTGCTCTGGTGCTGGATCTTTcagaggagagaaagctgggggaAACAGCAACAAGGACACGTTTTGTAACAGTGGCGGTTACAAAGGGAGTtacacccagctgacatgtggaGTTTTAAGCAGAGAAGACAGTCCCACATTTCAAActcaaaagcagcagcttgtGATGCCACCTCGGAATCAACAGAGGAACGTAAAGGATCATGGTATACAACTGCAGCAACCCAAGGATTTGGTATTACTAAGTGGGGATCCCAGGTGCAATTGTCCCCAGAAACTGAAAGTTTGGAGAAGGAAGATGAAGAGGAACAAATCCCCACTTTGTTTCCATTCactcctgccttttctcccagAGCTGCTGCACCTTCATCAGTGCTGAATATTAATGTCGGTGGGCGCAGCTACCGCCTCACTTACCAAGCAGTGGCCATCTACCCAACAACGCGGCTGGGCCGCTTGGCCACTTCCACTGACCGCAGCTGCCAGCTAGGCCTGTGTGATGACTATGCAGTTCAAGGTGATGAATATTTCTTCGATCGCGATCCTGCTGTCTTCCAGCTAGTTTACAACTTCTACGCTTCAGGGGTGCTAGGGGTGCAGGATGAACTGTGCCCCTTTAGCTTCTTGGAAGAGTTGAGTTACTGGGGGATTATGCTCAAGTACACACCACGGTGCTGCCGAATTTGCTTTGAGGAGAGATGTGACGAGCTGAACGAGCAGTTGAAAGTGCAGCAGGAGCTGCAGGCCCAAGCTGCCGTCCAGGAAAGCGAGCATCTCTTCTGCCACATGCGCTATGCAGAACAGCGCTGGCGCCTTTGGAACCTCATGGAAAAACCCTTCTCCTCTACAATGGCAAAGGCCATGGGGGTGGCCTCCAGTTTCTTTGTCCTCATCTCAGTGGTAGCCCTGGCTCTCAACACTGTAGAGGAGATGCAGCACAAGGACCAGGGCACTGGAGAGATCCATCCCATGCTAGAACATGTGGAGACGTTCTGCATTGCCTTCTTCACATTGGAATATGTGCTGCGGCTGATCTCTGCTCCAGACATACGCCGCTTTGCTAGTAGCACACTCAATGTTGTGGACCTCATTGCAATATTGCCCCTCTACCTCCAGCTAGTGTTGGAACGTTTTGTTGATGAGGATCAGCCTCATGGCCAAGGCTCGCAGCATGAGCAAGACATTGAGAAGGTGGGGCGAGTGGGAAAGGTAGGGCAGGTGCTACGCATCATGCGGCTTATGCGCATTTTCCGCATTCTCAAGTTGGCTCGCCACTCTACAGGGTTACGAGCCTTTGGCTTCACTTTGCGCCAGTGCTACCAGCAGGTGGGCTGCCTCTTGCTCTTCATTGCCCTGGGAATTTTTGCCTTCTCTGCCATGGTCTATACGGTGGAGCATGATGTTTCCAGCACAAACTTCACCAGCATCCCACATGCCTGGTGGTGGGCTGCCGTAAGTACCtgcctttttgtttccttttcccatttGTCACCTTTACAAAGAACTGCTACCTGTTTGAAACCAGCAAAGTAGACCCAGATTTCCAAACATCTGTCTTGAGCCTTGTTTTCGTAGAGTATGTGCCCATGTACACAAGTGCACACAATCCCCTTCAGCTGGAAGCTTTCAAACATCAGTTTTAGTAGATGAGAATATAATCAGTGAAGCAGGGTTTGAACTGGATGAGTAGTTGTGGCTATGTTGTGCAAAGACTTTCCGCTGCTGCTTACTGAAAAAGGCAGAGGGGATTGAGGGGGTGCCTCCATTGTTAGCCTTAATTTTGCAGTGACTTACCTGCACTTTCCAACAGCTCACTGCTATCATTTTTTCTTATGAGAGTTTGTAAAATCATCTCTGCCCAAAGATTTGCAGTGCAAGTAAAAGCTTGCTTTCATCATTTTATATACAACTGCTAAAAAAAGTCAAGGCAATTCTAAAGCCCcagtaagagtttttaaaaaggcattcttCTATATAGTTGGGAGACAGGCATATGAGACGGCTGTC
The DNA window shown above is from Sphaerodactylus townsendi isolate TG3544 linkage group LG07, MPM_Stown_v2.3, whole genome shotgun sequence and carries:
- the KCNV2 gene encoding potassium voltage-gated channel subfamily V member 2; this translates as MWSFKQRRQSHISNSKAAACDATSESTEERKGSWYTTAATQGFGITKWGSQVQLSPETESLEKEDEEEQIPTLFPFTPAFSPRAAAPSSVLNINVGGRSYRLTYQAVAIYPTTRLGRLATSTDRSCQLGLCDDYAVQGDEYFFDRDPAVFQLVYNFYASGVLGVQDELCPFSFLEELSYWGIMLKYTPRCCRICFEERCDELNEQLKVQQELQAQAAVQESEHLFCHMRYAEQRWRLWNLMEKPFSSTMAKAMGVASSFFVLISVVALALNTVEEMQHKDQGTGEIHPMLEHVETFCIAFFTLEYVLRLISAPDIRRFASSTLNVVDLIAILPLYLQLVLERFVDEDQPHGQGSQHEQDIEKVGRVGKVGQVLRIMRLMRIFRILKLARHSTGLRAFGFTLRQCYQQVGCLLLFIALGIFAFSAMVYTVEHDVSSTNFTSIPHAWWWAAVSISTVGYGDMCPETQLGRLFTFFCIAFGIILNGMPISVLYNKFSDYYIKLKAYEYTAIRKDRGKVDFARRAMRKMSECCGNRST